In Perca fluviatilis chromosome 3, GENO_Pfluv_1.0, whole genome shotgun sequence, the following proteins share a genomic window:
- the tshz3b gene encoding teashirt homolog 3b, translated as MPRRKQEAPRRAAAYVPEDEKEAALLDEDLDGDDSAQEGEEPVAKFLCQDKDFLLKDRPGSTGFHDSPNAADFSGQELDSESHLSESSDRMSDFEISSLKTEDDVLLSKDPSNAISLSSSSVMMAAANAAAPVSGDEAILTTTGSVADSLEKMKAIYTSFLTNSYWSTLNLNMSQPPAEKPPRSHSSSSSSSSSSSCGSGGYDWHQTAMAKTLQQASQNHHSRLGMVQQPTVAVSTASTEPNLFSTVQLYRQSSKLYGSIFTGASKFRCKDCSAAYDTLVGLTVHMNETGHYRDDNHETDGEGAKRWSKPRKRSLLEMEGKEDAQKVLKCMYCGHSFESLQDLSVHMIKTKHYQKVPLKEPVTPVAAKIISSARKRIPMDLDIPSSPDSNGGTTPKPTSLNDSNDILQKVTNPYITPNNRYGHQNGASYAWQFESRKSQILKCMECGSSHDTLQELTAHMMVTGHFIKVTNSAIKKGKPILELSSPTPTPNLTAEEKVQSVPLAATTFSPPPAPVPPPTSISPTAMVVEIKKEEKEEECTKESIINNGNNLNKEKKAGGEEEAEEKFDISSKYSYLTEEDLDDSPKGGLDILKSLENTVTSAINKAQNGAPSWGGYPSIHAAYQLPNIMKLSLGNSGKSSPLKYMFPGGEILSPTGKIQPFISPPSRQNSPLPKNNFHAMEELVKKVTEKVAKVEEKMREPSGVVRGSPLRCTTPSPCNSEAGDSVRGESPKENRAGGCKTPENTSGAEKAVGDGTGANHRDSNGDISIKESVENGVESTAVTSPLPTSLCGSTAIITDHPPPEQPFVNPLSALQSVMNVHLGKAAKPALPSLDPMSMLFKMSNSLAEKAAVAASTPPAQTKKPSNDRLDRYFYQQHLNNDQPIDLTKGKHADKNSNSGSLGSTALSSTTTTPSSISPSSTVTMTKASAAVASFMSTSPLRENALSDISDMLRNLTESQAVSKSSTPTSLSERSDIEGVTQEETEDISPAQKRKGRQSNWNPQHLLILQAQFASSLRQTNDGKYIMSDLSPQERMHISRFTGLSMTTISHWLANVKYQLRRTGGTKFLKNLDSGHPVFFCSDCASQIRSPSTYVSHLESHLGFRLRDLSKLSGEQLLSQISQQRHQRHTKGLSEKLLSNLHPSSHPLPSSLPTSIPSSLPISLASSLTTSLPSIESPSPSPDDDDGGAVYQCKLCNRTFASKHAVKLHLSKTHGKSPEDHLMYVCELEKQ; from the coding sequence catACGTCCCTGAAGATGAGAAGGAAGCAGCCCTGCTGGATGAGGACCTGGATGGAGATGACTCAGCTCAGGAAGGGGAGGAGCCTGTTGCCAAGTTCTTATGTCAGGACAAGGACTTCCTTCTTAAGGACAGGCCAGGATCCACTGGCTTTCATGACTCCCCCAATGCAGCTGACTTTTCTGGACAAGAGCTGGACAGTGAGTCTCACCTGAGTGAATCCAGTGACAGAATGTCTGATTTTGAGATCTCCTCACTTAAAACTGAGGATGATGTCCTCCTCTCTAAAGACCCCTCCAATGCCATTTCCCTATCGTCCTCCTCTGTCATGATGGCTGCTGCCAATGCTGCTGCCCCAGTAAGTGGAGATGAGGCCATATTAACCACAACGGGGTCAGTGGCTGACAGCCTGGAGAAGATGAAGGCCATTTACACCTCCTTCCTGACCAACTCCTATTGGTCCACACTGAATCTGAACATGAGCCAGCCCCCTGCAGAAAAACCCCCTCGcagtcacagcagcagcagtagtagcagcagtagcagtagctgtGGAAGTGGAGGCTATGACTGGCACCAGACAGCTATGGCTAAAACCCTACAGCAGGCCTCACAGAACCACCACAGCAGACTGGGCATGGTTCAGCAACCCACAGTGGCTGTATCCACAGCGTCTACAGAACCCAACCTCTTTAGTACCGTCCAGCTGTACCGGCAGAGCTCCAAGCTGTATGGCTCTATATTCACTGGTGCCAGCAAGTTCCGCTGTAAGGACTGCAGTGCGGCATACGACACACTAGTAGGGCTTACGGTGCACATGAATGAGACAGGCCACTACCGTGATGATAACCACGAGACAGACGGTGAGGGTGCTAAACGGTGGTCAAAACCCAGAAAGCGTTCCTTGCTAGAGATGGAGGGAAAGGAGGATGCACAGAAAGTTCTGAAGTGCATGTACTGCGGGCACTCCTTTGAATCCCTTCAGGACCTAAGTGTCCACATGATCAAGACAAAACACTACCAGAAAGTGCCTCTGAAAGAGCCTGTTACGCCAGTGGCAGCTAAGATTATCTCCTCGGCTCGAAAGAGAATCCCTATGGACCTAGATATCCCTAGCTCCCCAGACTCTAATGGAGGCACCACACCTAAGCCCACCTCCCTCAATGACTCTAATGACATACTCCAGAAGGTCACCAACCCTTACATAACACCTAACAACCGCTATGGACACCAGAACGGTGCCAGCTATGCTTGGCAGTTTGAATCCAGGAAGTCACAGATCCTCAAATGCATGGAGTGTGGCAGCTCTCATGACACACTGCAAGAGCTAACTGCTCACATGATGGTGACCGGACACTTTATTAAAGTCACCAACTCTGCTATTAAGAAAGGCAAACCCATTTTAGAGTTGTCCTCCCCAACCCCCACACCCAATTTAACCGCTGAAGAAAAGGTCCAGTCCGTTCCCTTGGCTGCCACAACCTTCTCCCCTCCACCTGCCCCGGTGCCTCCTCCAACCAGCATCTCCCCCACTGCCATGGTTGTGGAGATAaaaaaggaggagaaggaggaggaatgCACTAAAGAGTCCATCATCAACAATGGTAACAATCTCAACAAGGAGAAGAAGGCAGGAGGTGAGGAAGAGGCTGAGGAGAAGTTTGATATTTCTTCAAAATACTCTTATCTGACTGAGGAGGATCTGGATGACAGTCCAAAAGGGGGTCTTGACATCCTTAAGTCCTTGGAGAACACAGTAACCTCAGCCATTAACAAAGCCCAGAATGGAGCTCCAAGCTGGGGTGGATATCCAAGTATCCATGCTGCCTACCAGCTCCCAAACATAATGAAGCTCTCACTAGGCAACTCCGGGAAGAGCTCTCCCCTTAAATACATGTTCCCTGGAGGGGAGATTCTCTCTCCAACTGGTAAGATCCAGCCTTTCATCTCCCCTCCCAGCCGCCAGAACTCCCCCCTACCCAAAAACAACTTCCATGCTATGGAGGAACTGGTCAAGAAAGTGACAGAGAAAGTGGCCAAGGTAGAGGAGAAAATGAGAGAGCCCAGTGGTGTTGTGAGGGGATCTCCTCTGAGATGTACCACGCCCTCACCCTGCAACAGCGAGGCAGGGGACTCAGTCCGAGGAGAGTCACCCAAAGAGAATAGAGCAGGAGGCTGTAAAACTCCAGAGAATACAAGTGGAGCGGAAAAAGCAGTAGGTGATGGAACCGGAGCCAATCACAGAGATTCCAATGGAGATATTTCCATAAAGGAGTCTGTGGAGAACGGAGTGGAGTCAACTGCGGTGACATCCCCCCTTCCTACCTCCCTGTGTGGCAGTACAGCTATCATCACAGACCATCCACCTCCTGAACAGCCATTTGTCAACCCTCTGAGTGCCCTGCAGTCAGTAATGAACGTCCACCTGGGGAAGGCCGCTAAGCCTGCCTTGCCCTCTCTTGACCCCATGAGCATGCTGTTCAAGATGAGCAATAGCCTGGCAGAGAAAGCAGCGGTGGCTGCGTCCACCCCACCAGCACAGACCAAAAAGCCCAGTAATGACCGCTTAGACCGCTACTTCTACCAGCAACATCTAAACAACGACCAACCCATAGATCTCACCAAAGGCAAACATGCTGACAAAAACAGCAATAGTGGTTCTTTGGGTTCAACGGCTCTCTCTTCCACCACAACCACCCCATCCTCGATTTCTCCCTCCTCCACTGTCACTATGACCAAAGCTTCAGCTGCAGTAGCTTCCTTTATGTCCACCTCCCCTTTGAGAGAAAACGCACTGTCAGACATCTCGGACATGTTGAGGAACCTGACAGAAAGTCAGGCTGTCTCCAAGTCCTCCACGCCTACCAGCCTGTCTGAGCGCTCCGACATTGAAGGTGTCACACAAGAGGAGACAGAAGATATTTCACCAGCCCAGAAACGTAAAGGCCGGCAGTCCAACTGGAACCCTCAACACCTTCTCATCCTACAAGCCCAGTTTGCCTCCAGTCTGAGACAAACAAATGATGGCAAGTACATCATGTCGGACCTGAGCCCACAGGAGAGAATGCACATCTCCCGTTTCACTGGCCTTTCAATGACTACAATATCCCACTGGCTGGCTAATGTCAAGTACCAGTTGAGGAGAACCGGTGGCACCAAGTTCTTAAAGAACTTGGATTCAGGTCACCCCGTGTTCTTCTGCAGCGACTGCGCCTCTCAAATCCGCTCACCATCCACCTACGTCAGCCACTTGGAATCTCACTTGGGCTTCCGTCTGCGAGACCTGTCCAAGCTTTCTGGGGAGCAGCTGCTCAGCCAGATTTCGCAGCAACGTCATCAACGCCACACCAAAGGACTATCTGAAAAACTGCTCTCTAATCTTCATCCATCCAGCCACCCTTTACCCTCCTCCTTACCCACATCCATTCCCTCTTCCTTACCCATCTCCCTGGCCTCGTCCTTAACCACCTCTCTGCCCTCAATTGAATCCCCGTCACCCTCCCCCGATGACGACGATGGCGGGGCTGTGTACCAGTGCAAGCTCTGCAACCGGACTTTTGCGAGCAAGCATGCGGTCAAGCTTCACCTGAGCAAGACTCATGGGAAGTCCCCTGAGGACCATCTCATGTACGTGTGTGAGCTGGAGAAACAGTAG